A genomic stretch from Algoriphagus halophilus includes:
- a CDS encoding TRAFs-binding domain-containing protein, with the protein MKPLCFVIMPFGKKPDATGRIINFDQVYENFIKPVIEESGLESIRADQEMMGGIIHKPMYERLILCDFAIADLTTANANVFYELGIRYTAKPYTTFSIFETGTKIPFDLVDVRCFPYTIVEDEISELESKKEALKKYIAGVRKSKVTDSPVYQLLDGIEFKHNLSSDKVEMLREKAKQENDVSELIQEVVESKSNPDKAAALAKLEESLPDKEDWDASLAINFMLAYRSINAYPQMVTYIESLPDHLRTTVMVQEQYGFALNRSGNKNKAIDVLTAILGDKGSNSETLGILGRIYKDKYMEAKGQNEFLAKGFLDKAIEIYSEGFQSDLRDFYPGINAATLKFVRGDQDSAGFANVVEYSVLTYLSKKDKVSMRKAPSNFDGYWPHASLLELAILQNNKEKAFTYLSNAIATAHESWQTESTANNLELYHSQGDWVAQVIQVLKEN; encoded by the coding sequence ATGAAACCCTTATGTTTTGTGATTATGCCATTTGGGAAAAAACCGGATGCCACTGGAAGGATCATCAATTTTGATCAGGTATATGAAAATTTTATCAAGCCTGTCATTGAAGAATCTGGTTTGGAATCGATTCGTGCTGACCAGGAAATGATGGGAGGAATTATCCATAAACCCATGTATGAGCGTTTGATTTTATGTGATTTTGCCATCGCTGATTTGACAACTGCCAATGCCAATGTCTTTTATGAATTGGGGATCCGATACACTGCTAAGCCATATACCACCTTCAGTATTTTTGAAACCGGTACCAAGATCCCATTTGATTTGGTGGATGTCCGGTGTTTCCCGTATACCATTGTGGAGGATGAAATTTCTGAATTGGAAAGTAAAAAAGAGGCTTTAAAGAAATATATCGCTGGAGTTAGGAAAAGCAAGGTGACCGATAGTCCGGTTTATCAATTATTGGATGGGATAGAATTCAAGCACAACCTTTCCTCTGACAAAGTAGAGATGCTCAGGGAAAAAGCGAAGCAGGAAAATGATGTCAGTGAGTTAATCCAAGAGGTAGTTGAGTCAAAATCCAACCCGGATAAAGCAGCAGCATTGGCAAAGCTGGAAGAAAGCCTGCCTGATAAAGAAGATTGGGATGCTTCTTTAGCCATTAATTTCATGTTGGCCTATCGGTCAATAAATGCTTACCCGCAAATGGTTACCTATATCGAATCGTTGCCGGACCATTTGAGAACCACCGTCATGGTTCAAGAACAGTATGGGTTTGCATTGAATCGTTCAGGAAATAAAAATAAGGCCATTGATGTACTTACCGCGATTTTGGGTGATAAAGGTTCAAATAGTGAGACGCTAGGGATTTTGGGCAGGATTTATAAGGATAAATACATGGAAGCGAAAGGTCAAAATGAATTTTTGGCCAAAGGTTTCTTGGATAAGGCCATTGAAATCTATAGCGAGGGCTTTCAATCTGATTTACGTGATTTTTATCCAGGAATAAATGCAGCCACATTGAAATTTGTAAGAGGGGACCAGGATTCAGCTGGTTTTGCCAATGTGGTGGAATATTCGGTCTTGACCTATTTATCTAAGAAAGACAAAGTGTCAATGAGAAAAGCACCTTCAAATTTTGATGGGTATTGGCCTCATGCAAGTTTATTGGAGTTAGCCATCCTCCAAAATAATAAGGAGAAAGCATTCACTTATTTGTCCAATGCCATTGCTACCGCTCATGAAAGTTGGCAAACAGAATCCACCGCCAATAACCTTGAGTTATATCATTCTCAAGGAGATTGGGTGGCACAGGTTATTCAGGTTTTAAAGGAGAATTAA
- a CDS encoding patatin-like phospholipase family protein, with translation MKKTLHDHLSFTGEPKNILSLDGGGIRGALSLGYLKKIETILQNKHGQDYLLCDHFDLIGGTSTGSIIATALAIGMKVDDIKDLYMDLGGKIFGKKYSFWNPLQTWKFLKANYDYTVLEKSLKGAFGDITLGSDQIKTGLCIVAKRADTNSVWPLINHPQGKFFDTSLGKNKNIPLWQAVRASSAAPTYFAPQMIDVGDGQQAAFVDGGVSMANNPSMTLLMVATLRGFPFHWEMGEDKLSVVSVGTGYSVFKKQVGEIKEAWMKTWAMNVPDMLMQDASWQNQIMLQWLSNSPTAHYIDMEIETLRDDYIGGKPMIKYLRYNFPITENELNGLGLGKNYTEKDVASLIEMSNAENREELYKIGEAAAKDSVKAYHFDGQFS, from the coding sequence ATGAAAAAGACACTGCATGATCACCTTTCTTTTACCGGTGAACCCAAAAACATACTTTCTTTAGATGGAGGAGGAATCCGAGGTGCATTGAGTTTGGGGTACCTCAAAAAGATCGAGACCATTCTGCAAAATAAACACGGCCAAGATTATCTCTTGTGTGATCATTTTGACTTAATCGGCGGTACTTCCACGGGCTCCATTATCGCGACTGCTTTGGCCATAGGAATGAAAGTAGACGATATTAAAGATCTCTATATGGATTTGGGAGGAAAGATTTTCGGCAAAAAATATAGCTTTTGGAATCCCCTTCAAACCTGGAAATTCCTGAAGGCCAATTACGATTATACGGTGTTGGAAAAATCATTGAAAGGAGCTTTTGGAGACATCACCTTGGGTAGCGATCAAATCAAAACCGGTCTTTGTATTGTCGCTAAAAGAGCTGACACCAATAGCGTATGGCCTTTGATCAATCATCCTCAGGGGAAATTTTTTGACACCAGTTTGGGGAAAAATAAAAACATCCCGCTTTGGCAGGCGGTCAGAGCAAGTAGTGCCGCTCCTACCTATTTTGCACCGCAAATGATTGATGTAGGCGACGGGCAACAAGCGGCATTTGTGGATGGTGGAGTGAGTATGGCAAACAATCCTTCCATGACTTTACTAATGGTAGCTACCTTAAGAGGATTCCCATTCCATTGGGAAATGGGAGAAGATAAATTAAGTGTGGTTTCTGTAGGGACGGGTTATAGTGTATTCAAAAAACAAGTAGGTGAAATCAAAGAAGCCTGGATGAAAACCTGGGCCATGAATGTGCCGGATATGCTGATGCAGGATGCGAGCTGGCAAAACCAGATTATGCTACAGTGGCTCTCCAACTCCCCTACTGCCCATTATATAGATATGGAAATTGAGACATTGAGAGATGATTACATCGGTGGCAAACCCATGATCAAATATCTTAGATACAATTTCCCTATCACCGAAAATGAACTCAACGGCTTAGGCTTGGGTAAAAATTACACGGAAAAAGATGTGGCAAGTCTCATAGAAATGAGCAACGCAGAAAACCGGGAAGAACTCTATAAAATCGGTGAAGCTGCAGCCAAAGACTCCGTGAAAGCGTATCACTTTGATGGACAATTTTCTTAA
- a CDS encoding DUF5995 family protein, with product MATNLDVLNRMDFLIRDWKTKNDDRQVFLSCYRLMTGNMFQAIEMDEFHDRVWISTLLHRFANYYFDALECYDCGKTSPKIWQEVHQCTAELNLRQVQYLLMGVNAHINYDLVLTLFDLLDQEWPHLSREEQQLRYEDHCKVNEIIATSIDQVQDELINPSDLLMEWMDHVFGNLDEYLISSLITHWRQEVWDQACVLLGTKGIEHREILRAKLERSVLKRNRILAIDF from the coding sequence ATGGCAACTAATTTGGATGTGTTAAACCGAATGGATTTCCTTATCAGGGACTGGAAAACAAAAAACGATGATCGGCAGGTTTTTTTAAGTTGTTACCGTCTCATGACTGGAAATATGTTTCAAGCGATAGAAATGGATGAGTTTCATGACAGAGTTTGGATCAGTACCCTCCTTCATCGGTTTGCCAATTATTACTTTGATGCCCTGGAATGTTATGATTGCGGAAAAACCTCCCCAAAAATTTGGCAGGAGGTGCATCAGTGCACCGCCGAACTCAACTTACGGCAGGTTCAATATTTATTAATGGGAGTAAATGCGCATATCAATTATGACTTGGTATTGACTTTATTTGATCTTCTTGACCAAGAATGGCCCCATTTAAGTCGTGAAGAGCAGCAGTTACGCTATGAGGACCATTGTAAGGTCAATGAAATAATTGCAACTTCCATAGATCAAGTACAAGATGAACTGATCAATCCCTCGGATCTTTTGATGGAATGGATGGATCATGTTTTTGGTAACCTGGATGAATACCTCATATCTTCTCTGATTACCCATTGGAGACAAGAAGTTTGGGATCAAGCTTGCGTGTTATTGGGAACAAAAGGAATAGAACACCGAGAAATTCTTAGAGCCAAACTAGAACGGAGTGTATTAAAGCGAAATAGGATTCTTGCCATTGATTTTTAA